DNA from Streptomyces luteogriseus:
ACAAGGAAATGATCATCATTCGGGGTGTGAACGTCTTCCCGGAGGACATCGAGGCGGTCGCGAGCCAAGTCCAGGGCGTCCATCGCGGACACTGCGTCGCCTTCCCTGTGACGGACCACGACGGTGATGAGCGCATCGCTGTGGCGATCGAGGTAGCACGCACCGGAGCACCCGAATCCACCGCCAAGCGTGTACGGCGAGCGGTGTGTGAGGCGCTCGACATCAACGCAGTCGAGGTACACACCGTCGCCGCCAACTCCCTGCCCCGTACGACAAGCGGGAAGTGGCAGCGGGCCCTGACCCGGCAACGCATCTCTCGTTCGGCGTCGGCTGCTGGCGCTCACGAGATGGCGCGCTGAGGGCGTTCCACTGCCGGTGCCGAGTCATCACCCGGCACCGGCACATGGATCAGTAGGAGCCGAAAGCCATGTTCCCCGGAGCGGCAGGGTCGACGCTGGTGTAGAACTCCTCAATCGCCCGGATCAGTTCCTCCAGGCTGACGGAACCGTCACCGTCGCGGTCCAGCGCGGTGAACGCCAAGTCTGCGTCGGTGGTGTTCATGCGCAGGCTGCGCTGTACCCGGCGCAACTCCTCGCGGCCGATCAAACCATCGTCGTCGGTGTCGCACAGTTCGAGCGTCGCCTTCGCGAGGGGGCGCATGACACTTCCGTAGTCGATCGGACCGTCGACATGCAGCGATGCGACGTACTCCTCACGAGTGACCACGCCATCCCCATCCGCGTCCGCGTGCCGCAGCAACTGCTCCCAGAGCTGGGCGTATGCGTTGCTGAGTGCTTCATACTTCGGCGCCCCGGGCGATTCGCCGAACTCCTCGGCCAGACGGCGAAGAGACTCCTGGAAGTCTGCGGCCGTGACCGCGCCATCGCCGTCGACATCGAGAAGTTCGAAACGCTTCGCGATTTTGGACATCAACAGATCAGGTGACATGTGACTCCACGGTTGACTGGCGAGAATTCGCCACCAGTAGGTGAATCCCACATTACCGCGTATACATAACGGCCCGGCGGGCTTTTGGCGTCCTGACGTGTTTCTGCTGCGCGCAGCCGGTTACTGCTGGGCTTAAAATATGGAAATCGTTAGAGAGGAATGATGGTGCACGGCCTCGACCGTGCCCGCGGAGTGAGCGAGTCCAGGTCGTAGGCGCCGCGGGCGGTGACGACCCACGCCCCGCGCCATTCGTACTGCACCACCCCCGCCACCTCCGAGGCGCGTCCGGTGCGCTGTTGCGGCAACGGCTCCCCGCCCGTGTCGCTCACCAGCGTCGGCGTCACAGCCTCCTCCCGAGACACCTTCAGCCTCCTCCGGTAGCTCTCTCCCCCAACGGGATCACGTCATCGATTGCCGGAAAAGTGTGTCACGTATCCGAGTTCCGGCAACAGCTCAGAATGCCACAGTGGCCCTTGCGCCCAAGTCCCGCACCGTCCACGAGGACGCCGCAACCACGGGCTGGGCGTTTGGCCCGCACGCCACCGTCGCCCTCCACGGGTTTGCCCGCACCCTCGACCAGCCTCAGCGCGCCCTGGAGAACCGGCACGCCATCACTGAGGCCACGGGAAACTCGTGGAGCGCCGCCGCATGAGCGATGACGGGGCCCTCAACGTGGTGCACCCCGTCTCCGCAGCGCCACAACATCAAGCCCTGCGGCATCGCCCGACATGTGCGCGCCGCCCGGGGTGTCAGTCGGGCCGCTGTTCTGCGCCGGTGTTCTTCTCCCTTGTATCGGGCGGTTGTCGGGCTGGAAGGCGCCGGCGATCAGCAGCGGCAGGTCCAACCCCGTATGCGCCGTCCGCACCCGGGTAGACGCCAGCAGGTCAGCCACCGGACCGCAAGACGACTCGAAAGATCCCACATGGTCATCCCGCTTATGAAGCAGGCGGATGAACAGGGCGGGGACGAGCCCACCACGCTGCACTTCAGTGCGGCGTGGGCAGAGGGCACCGTCCCGCTAGCCGACGCGCGCCGTGCCGTGCGTGCCTTGCTCACCCACGCCCCGAACACCGGCCGCACACCCCCGCCCGCCCGCCTGACCCTGGACGCCGAACTCGTCGTCAGCGAACTGCTCACCAACGCCGTGAGACACGCCCCCGGACCCTGCGGGATCAACCTGCAGCTCTCCAGTACCGAACTGAGCATCACCGTGTGGGACACCTCGCCCCACCGGCCGGTGATGAAAAGGAGCGACCCCAGCGGCATCGGAGGCCACGGAATGCGCGTGGTTCACATGGTCAGCCACACCGTCGACGTCACTCTGCGCACCAACGGCAAACACATCACCGCCCACCTGCACCTCACCTCCGACGGCGACAGCGGCGCGACCGCAACGACCGTCATCCCCACACCCCGTCCGAGCAACCCACAGCACTTGCCCTGACCACCAAGAAACCTCCCCGCACTCACTCGGCACCCTCGGCCCGGTCGGATGCAAGCTGTCCGGGCCGACGAGGGTCGTCGCCCGGCAGGCCCCACATCGGCTGTTCTCACGGCCCGAGAGGCTGAGTTTCGACGGCCGAACTGCATCAAAACCGCACCAAGGGGACGAGAGGCGCCAAGGCCGCCACGACACCTCCTGACCGCGGTGCCACGGGGCGTGGCGTTAGCAGAAGGACCAGCTCCACCAGCCAGACGGACGAAGATCGCACAGCCAGCAGGGGATGACGTGTGGAGCGCTCGACGGGCCCGGGCCAGTGGCTAGCCTGGTACAGGTCTACCGGCAAGGGTGGTTTGGCGATTGCGGACGCGGTCGGCGGGCACGCCGACACAGACCGCCTGTGGCAGCGAACATTCCGCTCCCCCACGGCGCTGCCACAGCCGGCTGCTGATCGTCCTCGAAGACGCACACGCAGCGCAGCATATGCACCTTGATCATCTTGTGAGGACCAGGGTGTGGGCAGCATCGGCAGGGGCCCTGGCGGCCCCCTGGGAATCGGACACACGAGCCAAGGGTGGCGGCCACCCGCTTGGCCGGTCGTCGCCTCTTTCGCGCTGCCAGACTCCCAGGAGGGAACGCGCCGGTGGGGGCGTGGGTGAGGCACCTGGGCGGTGAGGCGGGGTGGGTGTGACCGAACGCGGTACGGCCGAGCGTGCGGTTCCGGATGGGACGGGGCCGGCCAGGAGGGACCACGGCGTCCCTCGCGCACGCGCGGCGACGGGGGACGGGCCGGGTGGGCGACAGTACGGTGGCGGCCCCGATGGGCAGCAGAAGAGCGACGGGGCGGCGCGTGCGGTGCCGCGGCACGTGGCCTGCGTGATGGACGGCAACGGCCGCTGGGCGCAGCGGCGTTCGCTTCCCCGCACGGCGGGGCACCGGGCCGCTGAGGCCACTGTCATCGACATCATCGAGGCGGCCCGGGCTTCCGGCGTGGAGTGGCTCAGCCTGTATGCCTTCTCCACCGAGAACTGGAACCGTCCTGGCACTGAGGTCGAATTCCTGATGCGTCTGGTTCGCCGGGTCGTGCGCAAGCACGCGCCATTGCTGCTGGCCCGGGGCATTCGCTGCCGTTTCCTCGGGGTCGCCGACCCTCGCATCCCGCGTGAGCTGGCCCGGGATTTCGAGGATCTGACGACGCTGACCGCAGACAACCGGGGGATGACACTGACCGTGGCCTTCGACCACGGCGGGCGCCGGGACATCGTGGAGGCCACCAGGTCGCTGATCCGCAGCAAGACACCCGCGGACGAGGTGACCGAGCGGCTCTTCGCGGACCACCTGCCGTTCCCCGACACCCCCGACGTCGACCTGGTCATCCGCACCTCTGGCGAGCAGCGCATCTCCAACTTCATGCTCTGGCAGGTCGCCTACGCCGAGTGGGTCTTCCCCGAGGTGCTCTGGCCGGACTTCCGGGCCCCCGACTTTCTCGCCTGCCTGCACACCTACCGGCGCCGCGACCGCCGTTTCGGCGGCGTGCCGCCCCGCACGAACGGAGACCCCTCATGACCACCACGGGAACGGCCGACGAGACGCCACTGTTCGGCCCGGAATCACGGTTCAGCGCCTTCTTTGACGACCCGCGCTGGGCGCTGGCGATGATCCGAGCCACCGTGCTGGAGGCCGCGCACCCGCAGATCGGCGCCGCCCTCGTCGACAACTCCACCTTCGTCGCCCACCCCTGGCGCCGGCTGCGCAATACCTTCCTGAGCATGCGGCGCATGTTCGGCGCTGACCCTGCGGTACGGGAACGGGAGGCCGCCCGGCTCAACCGGCTGCACGCCCGCATGAGCGGCTCCGATTCCCGCGGCCGTGCCTACGACGCGATGGACCGGGCGACCCGGGCCTGGGTGGTCGCCACCCTCTTCGAAAGCGCCGTCACCATGTGCCGGCTAAGCGGTCAACCGCTCGACCAGGGCACCATGGAGCGGATGTACGCCGAGTACCGCGCATTCCTCGCCGCCCTCGACGGCGACGCCGCAGAACTCCCCGAGGACATGAACGACTTCTGGCGATACTTCGACCGGGTCGTCGAGGACGAACTGGAGAACACCGAGGCGGCCCGCGTCATCCTCTACCGGCTCTTCGACCACCTGCCCGCCCCGGCGCTGCTCGAGGGGGCACCGACGCTGTGGGCAGCCGGCCGAGCCGTAGCCGGTCCGCTGCTGGGCGCGATCACCGTCGCCTCGCTCCCCGAGCCGTACCGGCGCCGGGCCGGTTTGCCGGAGATGCCCGGCGCCTCGACTCTCATGCAGGGCGCCTACTGCGCCGCCGGACTCGCCCGCTTCCTGCCCGAGGGCTGGATCAACGCCGAAAGCATCATCGAAGCCCTCTCCCTCTCGCCCGACAGCGACGACCCCCGGGGCCGGACCGTGACCGCCCTGGCCGCCCGCATGAAGCGGGCATCGGCTCTGCTCCGCCTCCTCACACCACTGAGCGGCGGCCCCGACCCGGACCCGGCACCCTCAACGGGCTTGGGAGAGAGCCGGCGTTCAGCGGAGGAGTTCTTCCGCAAGGTGCTGGACCAGACCGGCGACGGCCATCTCGACTGGCCCGACCTCGCCGCCATGGCCCGTGAACTCTCCACCCGCCTCGACCTGGACGAACCCGAGGAGACCCGGCTCTACAACGCCTTCGCCGCCTGGTGGCGCGAGCTGCAGAGCGCCCTCGACACGGACGGCGACGGCCGCGTCAGCGCCGAGGAGTACGCCGCCGCCGTCCCCTCCCTCGCCGGACCCGCACTCATCCGCGTCGCCGAGGTTCTCTTCGACGCCACCGACAAGGACGGCAGCGGAACCATCGACGCCGACGAGTACCGGACCCTTTTCCGCACCGCCTTCCACCGCGACCTCACCACCACTGACGGCACCTACAGCCAAAGCGCCTTCGTGGGCGACTTCCTCTCCTTCATGTCGGGCCGCCGCACAAACACCGCGTACGGCCCCCTCCTCGCCGACGCCTAGAGGAGGTCTCTCAAGAGGGCACCGTCAGGATGCGAGGATCCGGAGCCGTCGACAGCGAGGGCTGCCTTGTTTGGGACTGCTGGAGGGAAGAAGAGGTCCTCGAGCGCGTCCGCAGCGAAGAGAGAAGCCATCATCACAACCGGCAGAAGCAGGGCAAGCAGAATCACAGAACCTCCCGGCAGGCAGGTCGGTCTGTGGGCTTGGCAGCGGTCTGTCGGTGCCAGAAGTCTGCTGTGTCGCGCTCCCCGAGCGCCAGGTGGTGCAGGTAGAGGCAGTAGGCAGCTGCGGCTTGTCCGGCGCCGGCGGTGTACTGCCCACCAGATCTGCGCGCTGGCCGACTTGGGGATGGGCGGGTGAACGCCTGCTGCACGACCCGGTCAGGCCGTCTTCGACTCTTATGCAGGTCTTGCCGACGAGGTTCGACGAAGAAGACTGCGGACAACGCCTGAGGTCCGAGGCGGAACCCGCCGCGCAAGGTGCCCGCCTCATTGGTTCTCTACCGGAGTGACGGTTCTTTGTCGCTTGCCAGCCTTGCGTGGAGTTCGACGTCATAGCGCACGCCGTCGTATTCGAGTTTCTGCCGCTGAAGTCCCTCGGCCGCGAAGCCAGCGGCGGCAGCGACCCGGCACGACGCGGGGTTGTTGACCCGGTGGCCCAGCTCGAGGCGGAACAGCTCAGCGTCATCGAACGCCCACCGTGCCAGAGCCCTGCATGCCTGCGAGGCAACCCCCCGCCCGCGGGCCGTGGACGTCGTCCAGTACGACACCCAGCCGGTGGCATGACGCCGATCGACGGCACCAACGGCGACGTTTCCGAGTACGGCGCCTCCTTCATCAACCACGGCGAAGGCAAACGCCGACCCCGCGTCCCATCGCTCCATCCACCCCGAAATCCACCGTTCCGCAGCGTCCTGCGAGTCGATCGCCTCCTCAGACTGCCCACGCATCAAAGGGTCTGCAAACGCACTCATCACAGGGCGGGCATCCAGCCCGGCCCATCGACGCAGCAGCAGCCCGGATGGAGTCTCTACGTGATCACGCACGGCCGGAGTCTCGCCCATCACGGGGCCCCTGTCACTCCGGTTCTCGCAGAGCTCAGGTTCGAAAACACTCACTGCGGCGGTGCCTGGGATGCCGGCCCCTGGGGACTGTCGGACGTGAGAATCGCCCTGGTCCTCGGAGCGGACACACGACGCCGTGCTCAAGGTGTGGCAGGACGAACGCGACCGCCACGGCATCCGCCCTCGTCGGGCCCGCCAGGAGTCTCCGCCTGGAGAGCCGGACTCCGGCGCATCACTTGCTGCGGCGCTGCGCACCCTGTACCAGCGGGCAGCCTGTCCCTCCCCGTTCAGCCTCGCGGTCGCTACCGGGCAACTCGTCAGCCACACGGCATCCGCCGGATCCTTCACGGTGAGAGGCCCGGGACCTGGGAAGAAATCAGTGCTCTCATCCGCGCTCTGGACGGGGAACCGTCGTTCTTCCGCCCGCACTGGCACGAGGCACACGAGTCCTCCTCACCAGCGTTGTCCGACAATCGCGGAAACCCCAACCAACCGCCTCAACCGTCTACTGAGCACCTTCGGCGACAGCCTCCACGACACGCGCACTCTCGTACCCTCGCCCGGGCCACAGTCCGGCGGCGCGGACTGCGCCGTCGCATGGCAGCACAGAACACGCGGCCCGCCCTGTAGACGACGCTGACGCGACGCCCGGCACCGACGTCACCGTCAGCCCCGTCCCATGATTCGGCCGGCTGGAGTTCTCGTGCCGACGGATCGCGGGAACCCCAGCCCGTGCCAGAGCCGCCAGCGCCTCCTCGTGAGGTGCACCCCGCGGCTCAGCCGGCCGTCCCGGGCCCGGCGCCTCTCGTGACAGGGAGGCGAATGAGACAGCCACATCGTCGAAACGGCTGTCTGGTTCTCGTTCTTGCCACTCGTGCCAGCCACGAGGGGTTCACGCTCGCCCGTTTGAATCCAGCGGTGTGTTTCCGCACCGTTGCTTCGCGTGCGCGACATGTGGGTGACGCTGCGTCAGTGGGTCTGTGTAGTGCCGTCTATGTGTTCGAGACCCCCTGGACAGGCTCTGACCTAGCGAAACGACCGGTTCACCGTGCGTTGAAGCAACAGCCTGCTGGCTACCCTGAGTTTCAGGGGCGCCCTCTCCCATGAAGAACTCTCGAGGCTGAGGAGCACGGACGTGACCGACCTCGTACTGCTCGCGGGCGGCTCGGTGACCATGACTCACCACGTCACCGGCACCTACTTCATGTGCAACGACTGGCACGACGGTGTCGGCAACCACACCCAGACCTGGGCACAGGACCCGTTCGCCAAGGACAACAACTCCCACCGGTGGTTCCTGCGGCAGAACGCCGACGGCACCGTGCGCATCGAGTCCTACGCCAACCAGCGCTGCCTCACAGCAGGGGCCAACCCGCCCGACACCGTGACCCTCCGAGAACCCACCGACAGCCTCAACCAGCACTGGCGGCTGGTCTCCCACACCGAGCGAGGCAACGACTTCTACCTGGTCTCTGTCGTGCACCCCCGATACGCCCTGGCCATCGCCGACCATCTCCCGGGCAACGACCGGCTGGTGGGCCTGACCCGCATGTGGGGCGGACCGAACCTCTCCCAGCTCTGGCGGATCTACCCCTCCTCACAGGATCAGTGATGACTCCCGACCAGCACACCCTCCGCCACGTGCTCAAGATCCTGATGCGTACGGCGGCGATCGCCGCCCTGGCGCTCGCCCCGATGGCCGTTCCCTCCTCCGCTTCCAGCACCCCCAACGTGGTGCGAGCAGAGATCGACTGTCCGTCCGGCTACGTCCACGGTGCCACTGTTGCGCCCGGGGACGGCACAGCATCATGCGCGGTCCCGTGAGACCGCGCACAGACGTCAGGCGCGGGCGAGTTCGGCCGCACCGAAGGAGACGTCGAAGCGGTCACACCAAATGCTGACGCTGGTGTAGCGAGCAGGGTCGACGTCGTCGGGCAGGACGTAGTTCTGACTTCCCTTGTTGCCCTTGAGCTTGCCCAGGCTGACATACTTCCCGTCATCGAAGACGTGCCAGCCGGACTTCCCCTCCTTCACAGGTGCGTCGGTCAGCCACACGCGCAGGTCCGGCCCATTGCTGGTGTCGAGGTTCTCCATCCGAACGACGTGGGAGCCATCGGCCAGCTGTACGAGTTTCACCGTGCCCGATGTCGCGTGTTCGTGGCTGATCAGTTCACCACTCGCCAGCGTCAGCGGCCCGACCGGTGAGGAAGGCGTCTCGGCCACCGCCGTTGGTGGGGCGGATGTGGTCACTATCTCGGGCAGAGCCTCTTGGACGGTCTCGTCCTGCCACAGCTTCCACGGCTGGAACCAGTACAGCCCGAAACCTACCCCGGCAACCGCCACCACTAGCACCCCGATGACCAACGGCTTGGTCAGTGCCTTCCGCGCGCGCCTCATCCTTGCCTCGCCCCTCAAGAGTCCGCCTGTCGCTCCCCATTCAACGCGGCGAGC
Protein-coding regions in this window:
- a CDS encoding GNAT family N-acetyltransferase; the protein is MRDHVETPSGLLLRRWAGLDARPVMSAFADPLMRGQSEEAIDSQDAAERWISGWMERWDAGSAFAFAVVDEGGAVLGNVAVGAVDRRHATGWVSYWTTSTARGRGVASQACRALARWAFDDAELFRLELGHRVNNPASCRVAAAAGFAAEGLQRQKLEYDGVRYDVELHARLASDKEPSLR
- a CDS encoding DM13 domain-containing protein, with product MRRARKALTKPLVIGVLVVAVAGVGFGLYWFQPWKLWQDETVQEALPEIVTTSAPPTAVAETPSSPVGPLTLASGELISHEHATSGTVKLVQLADGSHVVRMENLDTSNGPDLRVWLTDAPVKEGKSGWHVFDDGKYVSLGKLKGNKGSQNYVLPDDVDPARYTSVSIWCDRFDVSFGAAELARA
- a CDS encoding oxygenase MpaB family protein, whose product is MTTTGTADETPLFGPESRFSAFFDDPRWALAMIRATVLEAAHPQIGAALVDNSTFVAHPWRRLRNTFLSMRRMFGADPAVREREAARLNRLHARMSGSDSRGRAYDAMDRATRAWVVATLFESAVTMCRLSGQPLDQGTMERMYAEYRAFLAALDGDAAELPEDMNDFWRYFDRVVEDELENTEAARVILYRLFDHLPAPALLEGAPTLWAAGRAVAGPLLGAITVASLPEPYRRRAGLPEMPGASTLMQGAYCAAGLARFLPEGWINAESIIEALSLSPDSDDPRGRTVTALAARMKRASALLRLLTPLSGGPDPDPAPSTGLGESRRSAEEFFRKVLDQTGDGHLDWPDLAAMARELSTRLDLDEPEETRLYNAFAAWWRELQSALDTDGDGRVSAEEYAAAVPSLAGPALIRVAEVLFDATDKDGSGTIDADEYRTLFRTAFHRDLTTTDGTYSQSAFVGDFLSFMSGRRTNTAYGPLLADA
- a CDS encoding RICIN domain-containing protein, translated to MTDLVLLAGGSVTMTHHVTGTYFMCNDWHDGVGNHTQTWAQDPFAKDNNSHRWFLRQNADGTVRIESYANQRCLTAGANPPDTVTLREPTDSLNQHWRLVSHTERGNDFYLVSVVHPRYALAIADHLPGNDRLVGLTRMWGGPNLSQLWRIYPSSQDQ
- a CDS encoding EF-hand domain-containing protein, whose product is MGFTYWWRILASQPWSHMSPDLLMSKIAKRFELLDVDGDGAVTAADFQESLRRLAEEFGESPGAPKYEALSNAYAQLWEQLLRHADADGDGVVTREEYVASLHVDGPIDYGSVMRPLAKATLELCDTDDDGLIGREELRRVQRSLRMNTTDADLAFTALDRDGDGSVSLEELIRAIEEFYTSVDPAAPGNMAFGSY
- the uppS gene encoding polyprenyl diphosphate synthase, which gives rise to MDGNGRWAQRRSLPRTAGHRAAEATVIDIIEAARASGVEWLSLYAFSTENWNRPGTEVEFLMRLVRRVVRKHAPLLLARGIRCRFLGVADPRIPRELARDFEDLTTLTADNRGMTLTVAFDHGGRRDIVEATRSLIRSKTPADEVTERLFADHLPFPDTPDVDLVIRTSGEQRISNFMLWQVAYAEWVFPEVLWPDFRAPDFLACLHTYRRRDRRFGGVPPRTNGDPS
- a CDS encoding ATP-binding protein, which translates into the protein MVIPLMKQADEQGGDEPTTLHFSAAWAEGTVPLADARRAVRALLTHAPNTGRTPPPARLTLDAELVVSELLTNAVRHAPGPCGINLQLSSTELSITVWDTSPHRPVMKRSDPSGIGGHGMRVVHMVSHTVDVTLRTNGKHITAHLHLTSDGDSGATATTVIPTPRPSNPQHLP